From Psychrobium sp. MM17-31, the proteins below share one genomic window:
- the lptA gene encoding lipopolysaccharide transport periplasmic protein LptA: MKLLRLSALLLVGVLTQTNVHALTDDLTKKAEISADNQNIDIGRNIAIYKGNVRITQGSINISADYLEVYNHGRRGEEVMVFSGKPASFSQTMDDGAKISAQAKDIRFERAKNLIKMSKSVSVKWGENTVSGDAINYDIEKRILNADGNPKNDEQVTTVLQPKEEPQPKEDKQPKKDEKE, translated from the coding sequence ATGAAACTATTACGCCTTAGTGCCCTATTGTTAGTTGGTGTGTTAACACAAACCAATGTGCACGCGTTAACAGACGATTTAACCAAAAAAGCGGAAATTAGTGCCGACAATCAAAATATCGATATAGGTAGAAACATTGCCATCTACAAAGGCAATGTACGTATTACACAAGGCTCAATCAATATCAGCGCCGACTACCTTGAAGTGTACAATCACGGCCGCCGCGGCGAAGAAGTCATGGTGTTTAGTGGCAAGCCAGCGAGCTTCTCGCAAACGATGGATGATGGCGCGAAGATCTCTGCCCAAGCCAAAGACATCCGATTTGAACGCGCCAAAAATCTTATCAAAATGTCAAAAAGCGTTTCAGTAAAATGGGGCGAGAATACAGTGAGTGGCGACGCCATCAACTACGATATTGAAAAACGTATTCTCAATGCCGACGGCAACCCAAAAAACGACGAACAAGTGACTACGGTGCTACAGCCTAAAGAAGAGCCGCAGCCTAAAGAAGACAAGCAGCCTAAAAAAGACGAAAAAGAATAA